In the Silene latifolia isolate original U9 population chromosome 1, ASM4854445v1, whole genome shotgun sequence genome, TTTATTAAATTCCGACGAGACTCTAGCTACTATTACATAAAAAATAATCTAAGCTAGCTTGTACTAGAACATAATGAATAATGACTACTATAAGACTACATTATTCTAATCACTACATAATAAAAACTAATTGATCATGACTAACGACTACATTAATTTAAGACTACATTATTCTAATCATGATCATGACTAATGACTacataatgaaataaaaatatctTAATTGAGTAAAAAAATAACTTAACTAGAACATGATTCTAATCTTGATCATGACATTCCGTACTTCTGTCTAATTATTTCACATATTTGCTCATGATTTTTTCTAGCTCTTTCATCCATATTTGATGTTTCTTTACACAAAATTGCGAAATCCTTTTGACGTATTTCTTCATCTTTTTGTCGAATGACATCTTCACATAACGCAAGTCTTTTATCCTGCATATCTTTATAATTATTCCACTTCTCATCAATGGCCCTAGCAGCTTTTTTTGCCTTGCCTTTATTTCGTGTCGCTTCTTTAGCTGCCTTTTGTCCTATTGGTCGTTCCTCTGCCACTTCTACATTGTTATCAACTTCACTTATATTAGGATTTGAGGAAGATGAAGTATATGCTCCAGAAGATAAATTTCTTGTTCTCTTTGCGGAACCGCTTTGTGGATTAGCGAACCCTTTCCATTTTCGGGCAACTCGAAGAATTTTCCAAGAATGTATATAAGAAAattttctatttttgttttgtgatTTGAACATCTCCTTGGCCTTGGTTATTAAAAGGTCTTCGTCGTGACCGCTTAGGTG is a window encoding:
- the LOC141648732 gene encoding uncharacterized protein LOC141648732, yielding MSADVSKFNGCYIQLTNSHLSGHDEDLLITKAKEMFKSQNKNRKFSYIHSWKILRVARKWKGFANPQSGSAKRTRNLSSGAYTSSSSNPNISEVDNNVEVAEERPIGQKAAKEATRNKGKAKKAARAIDEKWNNYKDMQDKRLALCEDVIRQKDEEIRQKDFAILCKETSNMDERARKNHEQICEIIRQKYGMS